A genomic region of Canis aureus isolate CA01 chromosome 16, VMU_Caureus_v.1.0, whole genome shotgun sequence contains the following coding sequences:
- the CNP gene encoding 2',3'-cyclic-nucleotide 3'-phosphodiesterase isoform X1 encodes MQMRTRGSGAELWLSGRRVPPENRSFSRKSHAFLPKIFFRKMSSSGAKDKPELQFPFLQDEETVATLQECKTLFILRGLPGSGKSTLARVIVDRYRDGTKMVSADAYKITPGARGDFSEEYKRLDEDLAAYCRRDVRVLVLDDTNHERERLEQLFELADQYQYQVVLVEPKTAWRLDCAQLKEKNQWQLSADELKKLKPGLEKDFLPLYFGWFLTKKSSESLRKAGQAFLEELGNHKAFKKELRHFVSGDEPREKIELVTYFGKRPPGVLHCTTKFCDYGKAAGADEYAQQDVVKKSYCKAFTLTITALFVTPKTAGARVELSEQELPLWPNDVDKLSPSDSLPRGSRAHITLGCAGDVEPVQTGIDLLEIVRQEKGGSRGEEVGELNRGKLYSLGNGRWLLSLAKKLEVRAIFTGYYGKGKPVPTHGSRKGGALQSCTII; translated from the exons ATGCAAATGAGGACCCGAGGTTCCGGAGCTGAGCTCTGGCTCTCGGGGCGTCGGGTGCCGCCTGAG AACAGAAGCTTCTCCCGAAAGAGCCACGCGTTCCTGCCCAAGATCTTCTTCCGCAAAATGTCATCCTCGGGGGCCAAGGACAAGCCAGAGCTGCAGTTTCCTTTCCTGCAGGACGAGGAGACGGTGGCCACGCTGCAAGAGTGCAAGACGCTCTTCATCTTGCGCGGCCTGCCGGGGAGCGGCAAGTCCACCCTGGCCCGCGTCATCGTGGACAGGTACCGAGATGGCACCAAGATGGTGTCCGCCGACGCCTACAAGATCACCCCCGGCGCGCGAGGAGACTTCTCTGAGGAGTACAAGCGGCTGGATGAGGACCTGGCCGCCTACTGCCGCCGGGACGTGCGGGTCCTGGTGCTGGATGACACCAACCACGAGCGGGAGCGGCTGGAGCAGCTCTTCGAGCTGGCCGACCAGTACCAGTACCAGGTGGTGCTGGTGGAGCCCAAGACGGCGTGGCGGCTGGACTGCGCCCAGCTCAAGGAGAAGAACCAGTGGCAGCTGTCGGCCGACGAGCTCAAGAAGCTGAAGCCGGGGCTGGAGAAGGACTTCCTGCCGCTCTACTTCGGCTGGTTCCTGACCAAGAAGAGTTCCGAGAGCCTCCGCAAAGCCGGCCAGGCcttcctggaggagctggggAATCACAAGGCCTTCAAGAAGGAGCTGCGACACT TTGTCTCTGGGGATGAGCCCAGAGAGAAGATTGAGCTGGTCACCTACTTTGGGAAGAGACCCCCAGGCGTGCTGCACTGCACAACCAAGTTCTGTGACTACGGGAAGGCTGCCGGGGCAGACGAGTATGCCCAGCAGGAT GTGGTGAAGAAGTCTTACTGCAAGGCCTTCACGCTGACCATCACTGCCCTCTTTGTGACGCCCAAGACTGCTGGAGCCCGGGTGGAGCTGAGCGAGCAGGAGCTGCCATTGTGGCCAAATGACGTGGACAAGCTGTCCCCTTCCGACAGCCTGCCCCGGGGAAGCCGGGCTCACATCACCCTCGGCTGTGCGGGTGACGTGGAGCCCGTGCAGACGGGCATTGACCTCCTGGAGATTGTGCGGCAGGAGAAGGGGGGCAGCCGAGGTGAGGAGGTGGGTGAGCTAAACCGGGGCAAACTCTACTCCTTGGGCAATGGGCGCTGGCTGCTGAGCCTGGCCAAGAAGCTAGAGGTCAGGGCCATCTTCACGGGGTACTACGGGAAGGGCAAACCTGTGCCCACGCACGGCAGCCGCAAGGGAGGCGCCTTGCAGTCCTGCACCATCATCTGA
- the CNP gene encoding 2',3'-cyclic-nucleotide 3'-phosphodiesterase isoform X2, which produces MNRSFSRKSHAFLPKIFFRKMSSSGAKDKPELQFPFLQDEETVATLQECKTLFILRGLPGSGKSTLARVIVDRYRDGTKMVSADAYKITPGARGDFSEEYKRLDEDLAAYCRRDVRVLVLDDTNHERERLEQLFELADQYQYQVVLVEPKTAWRLDCAQLKEKNQWQLSADELKKLKPGLEKDFLPLYFGWFLTKKSSESLRKAGQAFLEELGNHKAFKKELRHFVSGDEPREKIELVTYFGKRPPGVLHCTTKFCDYGKAAGADEYAQQDVVKKSYCKAFTLTITALFVTPKTAGARVELSEQELPLWPNDVDKLSPSDSLPRGSRAHITLGCAGDVEPVQTGIDLLEIVRQEKGGSRGEEVGELNRGKLYSLGNGRWLLSLAKKLEVRAIFTGYYGKGKPVPTHGSRKGGALQSCTII; this is translated from the exons ATG AACAGAAGCTTCTCCCGAAAGAGCCACGCGTTCCTGCCCAAGATCTTCTTCCGCAAAATGTCATCCTCGGGGGCCAAGGACAAGCCAGAGCTGCAGTTTCCTTTCCTGCAGGACGAGGAGACGGTGGCCACGCTGCAAGAGTGCAAGACGCTCTTCATCTTGCGCGGCCTGCCGGGGAGCGGCAAGTCCACCCTGGCCCGCGTCATCGTGGACAGGTACCGAGATGGCACCAAGATGGTGTCCGCCGACGCCTACAAGATCACCCCCGGCGCGCGAGGAGACTTCTCTGAGGAGTACAAGCGGCTGGATGAGGACCTGGCCGCCTACTGCCGCCGGGACGTGCGGGTCCTGGTGCTGGATGACACCAACCACGAGCGGGAGCGGCTGGAGCAGCTCTTCGAGCTGGCCGACCAGTACCAGTACCAGGTGGTGCTGGTGGAGCCCAAGACGGCGTGGCGGCTGGACTGCGCCCAGCTCAAGGAGAAGAACCAGTGGCAGCTGTCGGCCGACGAGCTCAAGAAGCTGAAGCCGGGGCTGGAGAAGGACTTCCTGCCGCTCTACTTCGGCTGGTTCCTGACCAAGAAGAGTTCCGAGAGCCTCCGCAAAGCCGGCCAGGCcttcctggaggagctggggAATCACAAGGCCTTCAAGAAGGAGCTGCGACACT TTGTCTCTGGGGATGAGCCCAGAGAGAAGATTGAGCTGGTCACCTACTTTGGGAAGAGACCCCCAGGCGTGCTGCACTGCACAACCAAGTTCTGTGACTACGGGAAGGCTGCCGGGGCAGACGAGTATGCCCAGCAGGAT GTGGTGAAGAAGTCTTACTGCAAGGCCTTCACGCTGACCATCACTGCCCTCTTTGTGACGCCCAAGACTGCTGGAGCCCGGGTGGAGCTGAGCGAGCAGGAGCTGCCATTGTGGCCAAATGACGTGGACAAGCTGTCCCCTTCCGACAGCCTGCCCCGGGGAAGCCGGGCTCACATCACCCTCGGCTGTGCGGGTGACGTGGAGCCCGTGCAGACGGGCATTGACCTCCTGGAGATTGTGCGGCAGGAGAAGGGGGGCAGCCGAGGTGAGGAGGTGGGTGAGCTAAACCGGGGCAAACTCTACTCCTTGGGCAATGGGCGCTGGCTGCTGAGCCTGGCCAAGAAGCTAGAGGTCAGGGCCATCTTCACGGGGTACTACGGGAAGGGCAAACCTGTGCCCACGCACGGCAGCCGCAAGGGAGGCGCCTTGCAGTCCTGCACCATCATCTGA